In the genome of Lysobacter sp. 5GHs7-4, the window TGGAAGCGCGCCTACGCGCCCTGATCCGCCGCGAGCGCCGCCAGGTCGGCGGCGAGGTGCTCAAGGTCGCCGATCTGGTGCTGGACCCGGCCAGCCTGCGCGTGACCCGCGGCGGCAGCGAACTGCAGCTGTCGCCGATCGGCCTGCGCCTGCTGACCATCCTGATGCGCGAATCGCCGCGGGTGGTGAGCCGTCAGGAGATCGAGCGCGAGATCTGGGGCAACGGCCTGCCGGATTCGGACACCTTGCGCAGCCATCTGTACAACCTGCGCAAGACCATCGACAAGCCGTTCGGCAAGCAGCTGCTGCATACCGTGCAAAGCGCAGGCTACCGCGTCGCGGATATCTCGCAACCGCCGGATTGAGCCTGCCTCCATGCCGCAGGGGTTGCCGCGCAAGATCAAGCTTGCCTTCATCGCGCAGGCGTTGATCGGCAGCATCGTCATCACGCTGGGCATCGGCCTGGCGGGCCTGCTGGTGCGCAACCTGGTGCTGGAGCAGCGTATGCAGCGCGAGGCCGACGCGTTCTGGGCCGGCCACGCGCGCGATCCCGCCCATCCGCTGCCGCGCACCTCGACCACGGACGGCTATTTCATCCCCACCGGCGCCGGCAACGACGCGTTGCCGGAGGCCGCGCGCGGGACCAGCCGGCAGGGCCTCAACGAGCTGCCGCACGACGAACGCGTGATGCTGGTGGACCGGCGCGAGGCGGGCACCTTCTACCTGCTGTACTCCTCGGAACTGATCGACGAGGCCATCGCGTTCACCGGGTTGGCCTCGCTGCTGCTGTCCCTGCTCACCATGTACCTGATCTCGTGGATGACCTACCGCAACACCAAGCGGCTGGTCACGCCGGTCAACCGCCTGGCGGCGGCGGTCGCGCACTGGGATCCGCGCGATCCGCGCGCGGTCGCCCACTCGCTGGACAGCCTGCCGCAGGACATGGGCAGCGAGGTGCGGCAACTGTCCACCGCACTGCGCGGCCTGGCCCAGCGCGTGGGCGAGTTCGTCCAGCGCGAGCGCGATTTCACCCGCGACGCCAGCCATGAGCTGCGCACGCCGCTGACCGTGATCCGGGTGGCCACCGACCTGATGCTGGCCGACCCGGAAACCCCGCAGCGCGCGCAACGCTCGCTGGCGCGCGTGCAGCGCGCCGGACGCGACATGGAGGCGGTGATCGACGCCTTCCTGATCCTGGCCCGCGAGGCCGAGATCGCGCCGCAGAGCGAGGAGTTCCCGGTGCGCGAGATCGTCGATCACGAGGTCGAGCGCGTGCGCCCGATGCTCAACGGCAAGGACGTCGAGCTCAACGTGAGCGACGACGGCGCGCCGCGCCTGCTGGCGCCGCCGCACGTGCTCAGCGTGATGGTCGGCAACCTGCTCAGCAACGCCGTGCGCTTCACCGACGCGGGCCGCATCGACGTGCACCTCACGCGCGACGGCATCGAGATCCGCGACACCGGCATCGGCATGTCGGCCGAAACCCTCAACCGCGCCTTCGACCCGTTCTACCGCGCCGACTTCTCCGGTGTGGAGGGCAAGGGCATGGGCTTGTCGATCGTGCGCCGGCTGGGCGAGCGCTTCGGCTGGCCGGTCCAGCTCAGCAGCGTGCCGGGGCAGGGGACGTTGGCGGTGATCCGCTTCAGTCACTGAGCGTTGCGCCGCGCGCTCCGGGGCGCGGCCTGTGGCGCCATGCCGCCGCCGCGTCGGCCTCTTCGGTCGCGCCCCCTGGAACGCCCCCTTCGATGCCCTGCTTGGGAATTCGTGGCGTCCAGGCTGATGGTTCGCGGACGATCGCCACCGCGATGGCGAAATCCGCGCCGGCTCGCGACGTTTGCGTGCTGCCCGGCATCCAGTTCGACTGGCCAGACGCAAACCGGCATATCGGGCGCCCCCGCCTTGCCGCTAAGCTGAGCGCGGCATGAAGCGGTCCTGGCCGGGAACGATTCCGCCCCTCGATCTGTCAACCCAACGCCGCCGCGCGCGTTGCCGGCTCCATACCTTCCAGCCAGAACCTCATGAGCGCAGCCCGTAAGCCGCAGTCGCCCGTCCGCAAGTCTTCGCCCTGGATCCGCCGCGCCGTCGTGGCGGCGGTGCTGCTGGCCCTGGCCGGCGGCGGTTACGTCTACTACAACCGCAGCAGCGCGCAGGCCGAGGCCTCGGCCTATCGCACCGCCAAGGCCGAGCGCGGCGACATCCGCGTGGCGATCTCCGCCACCGGCGCGCTGGCCGCGATCTCCACGGTCGACGTCGGCAGCCAGATTTCCGGCCAGGTCACCGACGTGCTGGTGGACTTCAACGACCGCGTCACCAAGGGCCAGGTGATCGCCAAGATCGATCCCAGCACCTACCAGGCGCAAATCGCCCAGGGCTCGGCCCAGGTCACCAGCGCGCGCGCCAGCCTGGCCACCGCGCAGGCCACCTTGCGCAATGCCGAACTCGACTTCCAGCGCAAATCGGCACTGGTCGAACGCCAGTTGGTCGCGCGCAGCGACGCCGACCTCGCGCGCGCCGCGCGCGATCAGGCGCGCGCCCAAGTTTCCGCGGCCGAAGCGCAGATCCACCAGCAGATCGCCTCCACCCAGACCTCGCGGCTGAACCTGGAGCGCACCGTGATCCGCGCGCCCGTCGACGGCGTGGTCCTGACCCGCACGGTCGAGCCGGGCCAGACCGTGGCCGCCAGTCTGCAGTCGCCGGTGCTGTTCCAGATCGCCGAGGATCTGTCGAAGATGGAAATCGTGCTGGCCATCGACGAGGCCGACATCGGCCAGGTCAAGGCCGGGCAGGGCGTGAGCTTCACGGTCGATTCCTTCCCCGACCGCCAGTTCCGCGGCAAGGTCCAGCAGGTGCGCCTGTCGGCCACCAACACCAGCAACGTGATCACCTATCCGGTGGTGGTGTCGGTGGACAACGCCGATCAGATCCTGCTGCCGGGCATGACCGCCAATGCCGAGATCGAGGTCAGCCGCCGCGACGACGTGCTGCGCGTGGGCAACGCCGCGCTGCGCTACAAGCCAGCCGAGGACGATCCGGCCGCGCAGGGCGCCGCCGGTCCGGGCGGTCCCGGTGGCCCGGGCGGCGCCGGTCCCGGCGCGCGCGGCGGCATGGCCGCCGACCTGCCGCGCGTGGCGCAGCAGCTCAAGTTGACGGCGCAGCAGCAGGCGGTGTTCGACGCCGCGCTGGAAGCGATGAAGCAGCGCTCGGCCGCGCGCCAGGCGGCGCCGGCCGCGAACGGCGGCGGCAGCACGCTGTTCGGCGGTCGCGGCCCCGGCGGCGGTGGCGGCGGCATGATCATCCGCGCGGGCGGCGGCGGCGGTGGCGGCGGCGCGGCTGCCGGCGCGATGCGCCAGCGCATGCAGGAGCGCTTCAACCAGCAGTTCGCCGAGTTCCGCGGCAGCCTCACGCCGGAACAGCAGACGCTGTGGGACAGCGAGGTCGCGGCCCTGCTCAATGCGCGCCGCGCGCCCTTGTACAAGCTGGTCAAGGGCAAGCCCGAAATGGTGGTGGTGCGCGTGGGCGCCAGCGACGGCAACTGGACCGAGGTCTCGGGCAACATCCAGGCCGGCGACGAAGTGATCGTCGGCAGCGGACGCAGCGCCAAATGAGTCAGGCGTCCGCCACCGCCGGCGCCGCGGTGATCGAAACGCGCGCGCTGGGCAAGGTCTATTCGCCGGGCACCGAGGCCGAGGTGATCGCGCTGCATGCGGTCGACCTGCGCATCGCGCGCGGCGAATTCGTCGCGATCATGGGGCCGTCGGGCTCGGGCAAGTCGACGCTGATGAACCTGATCGGCTGCCTGGACACGCCCAGCAGCGGCCAGTACCTGTGCGACGGCGTCGACGTGGCCACGCTGGACGCGGAGGAGCGCGCGGTGCTGCGGCTGGAGAAGATCGGTTTCGTGTTCCAGGGCTTCAACCTGCTGCCGCGCATGAGCGCGCTGGAGAACGTGGCCATGCCGATGGGCTATGCCAACGTGCCGCGCGAGGAGCGCCTGCAGCGCGCGCGCGAAGCGCTGGATTCGGTGGGCCTGGCCGAGCGCGCGGGGCATCGTCCCAGCGAGCTGTCCGGCGGCCAGCAGCAGCGCGTGGCGATCGCACGCGCACTGATCAATCGCCCGCCTATCCTGCTTGCCGACGAACCCACCGGCGCGCTGGACACCAAGACCGGCGAGGAGATCCTGGCGTTGTTCAAGCGCCTGCAGGCCGAGGATCACACGGTGGTGCTGATCACCCACGATCCCGACGTGGCCGCGCATTGCGACCGCGTGTTCGCGATGCGCGACGGCGAGTTGCACGAGCAAGGGGCGGCGGCATGAGCGGCGTCGCGCTGAGAGCAAATCCCCCTCGATCCCCCTTTTTCAAAGGGGGAAGCAAAGCGCAACGCGAACACGTGCGCGATTCCTCGGCAGTGTGCTTCCCCCCCTTTGAAAAAGGGGAGCAGGGGGGATTCGCTCTAGATCCTTCGGCCCACGGAGCGCACGCATGAACTTCTTGGAGGTCCTGCGCACCGCCGTGTTCGCCCTGCGCGGCAACTGGCTGCGCAGCGCCCTGACCTCGCTGGGCGTGATCATCGGCATCGCCGCGGTGATCGTGATGGTGTCGGTGGGGCAGGGCACCCAGGCCGAGATCGACAAGCTGGTGTCGGGCCTGGGCTCGAACCGCCTGGACATCAGCTCCGGCGCCGGGCGCGGCACCGGCGGCGCGCGCCAGAGCGCGTCCAGCTTCTTCACCTTGAACGAGGGCGACATCGACGCGATCCGGCAGGAGATACCGGAGGTGCAGTACGTCGCCGGTTCGCTGCGCGGCGGCACTCAGGTGGTCTACGCCGAGAACAACTGGTCCACGCAGTGGCAGGGCGTGCAGCCGGAGTTCTTCGACATCAACGGCTGGACCGTCGCCTCCGGCAACGGCTTCGATTCGCGCGACTACAGCGGCGGCGGCAAGTCGGTGATCCTGGGCGAAACCGTGCGCCGCGAATTGTTCGGCGACGAGGACGCGATCGGCCAGACCCTGCGCCTGGGCCGGGTGCCGTTCACCGTGGTCGGCACGCTCAAGCCCAAGGGCCAGGGCGGCTTCGGCCAGGACCAGGACGATATCCTGCTGGTGCCGTTGGAAACCGGCCGCCGCCGCCTGCTGGGCGCGATGGGCCTGCCGCCGGGCGCGGTGATGCAGATCGCGGTCGGCGTAGGACGCGCCGACGACGTGAGCTATGCGCAGGGCGAGATCGAGGCGCTGCTGCGCCAGCGCCACAAGATCCAGCCCGGCGCAGACGACGATTTCACCGTGCGCAACATCGCCGAGATCGTGGCCACGCGCACCGCCACCACCAACCTGATGTCCAAGCTGCTGGGCGCGGTGGCGACGATCTGCCTGATCATCGGCGGCATCGGCATCATGAACATCATGCTGGTGTCGGTCACCGAGCGCATCCGCGAAATCGGCCTGCGCATGGCGGTGGGCGCCGGCCCCAGCGACATCCGCCGGCAGTTCCTGGCCGAGGCGATGGTGATCGCGATGATCGGCGGCGTGATCGGCATCGCCATCGGCGTGGTCGGCGCGCTGCTGGTCGGCAAGCTGGGCTCGCTGCCGGTGGCCCTGAATGCCAAGGTGGTCGGCCTGGCGGCGGCGTTCTCGATCGCCACCGGCCTGTTCTTCGGCTACTACCCGGC includes:
- a CDS encoding response regulator transcription factor is translated as MQGTRDGGLVLIVEDNRNISEMVGEYLEGRGFEVDYAADGLDGYRLAAENSYDVVVLDLMLPRLDGIEVCKRLREEARKSTPVLMLTARDTLDEKLTGLSAGADDYLTKPFAIQELEARLRALIRRERRQVGGEVLKVADLVLDPASLRVTRGGSELQLSPIGLRLLTILMRESPRVVSRQEIEREIWGNGLPDSDTLRSHLYNLRKTIDKPFGKQLLHTVQSAGYRVADISQPPD
- a CDS encoding HAMP domain-containing sensor histidine kinase, with the translated sequence MPQGLPRKIKLAFIAQALIGSIVITLGIGLAGLLVRNLVLEQRMQREADAFWAGHARDPAHPLPRTSTTDGYFIPTGAGNDALPEAARGTSRQGLNELPHDERVMLVDRREAGTFYLLYSSELIDEAIAFTGLASLLLSLLTMYLISWMTYRNTKRLVTPVNRLAAAVAHWDPRDPRAVAHSLDSLPQDMGSEVRQLSTALRGLAQRVGEFVQRERDFTRDASHELRTPLTVIRVATDLMLADPETPQRAQRSLARVQRAGRDMEAVIDAFLILAREAEIAPQSEEFPVREIVDHEVERVRPMLNGKDVELNVSDDGAPRLLAPPHVLSVMVGNLLSNAVRFTDAGRIDVHLTRDGIEIRDTGIGMSAETLNRAFDPFYRADFSGVEGKGMGLSIVRRLGERFGWPVQLSSVPGQGTLAVIRFSH
- a CDS encoding efflux RND transporter periplasmic adaptor subunit, whose amino-acid sequence is MSAARKPQSPVRKSSPWIRRAVVAAVLLALAGGGYVYYNRSSAQAEASAYRTAKAERGDIRVAISATGALAAISTVDVGSQISGQVTDVLVDFNDRVTKGQVIAKIDPSTYQAQIAQGSAQVTSARASLATAQATLRNAELDFQRKSALVERQLVARSDADLARAARDQARAQVSAAEAQIHQQIASTQTSRLNLERTVIRAPVDGVVLTRTVEPGQTVAASLQSPVLFQIAEDLSKMEIVLAIDEADIGQVKAGQGVSFTVDSFPDRQFRGKVQQVRLSATNTSNVITYPVVVSVDNADQILLPGMTANAEIEVSRRDDVLRVGNAALRYKPAEDDPAAQGAAGPGGPGGPGGAGPGARGGMAADLPRVAQQLKLTAQQQAVFDAALEAMKQRSAARQAAPAANGGGSTLFGGRGPGGGGGGMIIRAGGGGGGGGAAAGAMRQRMQERFNQQFAEFRGSLTPEQQTLWDSEVAALLNARRAPLYKLVKGKPEMVVVRVGASDGNWTEVSGNIQAGDEVIVGSGRSAK
- a CDS encoding ABC transporter ATP-binding protein, coding for MSQASATAGAAVIETRALGKVYSPGTEAEVIALHAVDLRIARGEFVAIMGPSGSGKSTLMNLIGCLDTPSSGQYLCDGVDVATLDAEERAVLRLEKIGFVFQGFNLLPRMSALENVAMPMGYANVPREERLQRAREALDSVGLAERAGHRPSELSGGQQQRVAIARALINRPPILLADEPTGALDTKTGEEILALFKRLQAEDHTVVLITHDPDVAAHCDRVFAMRDGELHEQGAAA
- a CDS encoding ABC transporter permease produces the protein MNFLEVLRTAVFALRGNWLRSALTSLGVIIGIAAVIVMVSVGQGTQAEIDKLVSGLGSNRLDISSGAGRGTGGARQSASSFFTLNEGDIDAIRQEIPEVQYVAGSLRGGTQVVYAENNWSTQWQGVQPEFFDINGWTVASGNGFDSRDYSGGGKSVILGETVRRELFGDEDAIGQTLRLGRVPFTVVGTLKPKGQGGFGQDQDDILLVPLETGRRRLLGAMGLPPGAVMQIAVGVGRADDVSYAQGEIEALLRQRHKIQPGADDDFTVRNIAEIVATRTATTNLMSKLLGAVATICLIIGGIGIMNIMLVSVTERIREIGLRMAVGAGPSDIRRQFLAEAMVIAMIGGVIGIAIGVVGALLVGKLGSLPVALNAKVVGLAAAFSIATGLFFGYYPARKASLLDPIEALRQQ